One Helianthus annuus cultivar XRQ/B chromosome 7, HanXRQr2.0-SUNRISE, whole genome shotgun sequence genomic region harbors:
- the LOC110871747 gene encoding uncharacterized protein LOC110871747, which yields MARTKEKPGSSSSSSRGKGKEKEQPSKKRQYLGRVSESESEEEEEMQLDPRDKPVWNSGSLDDQPEIWQPTLYNDCMNKLKNKAAAFICERDVDEPQLGQFGVYDKFRALGWEGALKCWDKDKSNLFLTEIQEWMATLKCENFYRPSQMKLIGTVHGVPVEMSFDTLKKLGKYDSLPAREYMIPTLDDLLLKPEKHVTWNSMLADLFLPGRYGGVLYRKNLKIEAKLLHTICLLNVIPRRGDKEQVRFPEIPVLYSLMHGSPRFPIRYLIMHHLWICRNKYGRDIVPYCRIITGLMKQQKALTSEDRGLTKRHLPFTLDRLGNVWTYTSSERYHKLKSEGQRWRALKLGARELLPGEPDEPESDEELIPSGDDDYADEPTGGANVGFGAFHGGHGGTFYDYAQQPYEPGWAYSGSMQEVIESQRPPAAIFDTWSGPERSLFDQGTRNSASIERALKHSLDRNESWHRTHAYSQEVEMNNRYHDDQMRRMHADWHAGRPVVEDPQHVDYASLPPYDGSVSYPTPQLHHSQWLDPRRQEGPQQQEGSSSGSFGFGEWSDMMSSIFGPPGPRYY from the coding sequence ATggcaaggacaaaggaaaagccGGGTTCAAGTTCATCCTCGTCAAGAGGCAAAGGCAAGGAGAAGGAGCAGCCATCGAAGAAGAGGCAATATCTTGGTAGGGTTAGTGAAAGCGAAAGCGAGGAAGAAGAAGAGATGCAGTTAGACCCAAGAGATAAACCGGTGTGGAATTCGGGGTCATTGGATGACCAACCCGAAATTTGGCAGCCAACTTTGTATAACGATTGCATGAACAAGTTAAAGAATAAAGCGGCCGCATTCATCTGTGAAAGAGATGTTGATGAGCCTCAGTTGGGCCAGTTCGGGGTGTATGACAAGTTCCGTGCTTTGGGTTGGGAAGGAGCACTCAAGTGTTGGGATAAGGATAAGAGCAATTTGTTTTTGACTGAAATTCAGGAGTGGATGGCAACACTTAAGTGTGAAAACTTCTATAGGCCATCACAAATGAAGTTGATTGGGACGGTACATGGGGTACCAGTTGAAATGTCATTTGATACTTTGAAGAAGTTGGGAAAATATGATAGTCTTCCAGCTAGGGAATACATGATTCCCACGCTTGATGACTTGTTGCTCAAACCCGAGAAGCACGTGACATGGAACAGTATGTTGGCTGATTTGTTTTTGCCCGGTAGGTATGGTGGCGTGTTATACCGAAAAAATCTGAAGATAGAAGCCAAGCTCTTGCATACGATCTGTTTACTTAATGTCATCCCAAGGAGAGGGGATAAAGAACAGGTGAGGTTTCCAGAGATACCTGTTCTGTACTCATTGATGCACGGGTCCCCACGGTTTCCAATCCGCTACCTGATCATGCACCATTTGTGGATATGTCGGAACAAATACGGGAGAGACATTGTCCCGTACTGCCGCATCATAACGGGCCTAATGAAACAGCAGAAGGCACTCACATCTGAAGACCGCGGTTTAACGAAAAGGCACTTGCCTTTTACTTTAGATAGGTTGGGAAACGTTTGGACATACACTTCGTCTGAACGTTATCACAAGCTGAAATCGGAGGGTCAACGGTGGAGGGCGTTGAAATTAGGTGCAAGGGAATTGTTACCGGGAGAACCGGATGAACCTGAAAGCGATGAAGAGTTAATTCCGAGTGGGGATGATGATTACGCAGACGAGCCAACGGGTGGTGCAAATGTTGGTTTTGGGGCTTTTCATGGTGGTCATGGTGGCACATTTTACGACTATGCGCAGCAACCATATGAGCCGGGGTGGGCTTATAGTGGTTCAATGCAGGAGGTGATCGAGAGCCAACGCCCGCCGGCGGCCATCTTTGATACTTGGTCGGGTCCGGAGAGGTCGTTATTTGATCAAGGCACGCGGAATAGCGCTAGTATTGAGCGGGCACTTAAACATAGCCTCGACCGCAATGAATCATGGCACCGGACTCACGCATATTCGCAGGAGGTGGAAATGAATAACCGATATCACGATGATCAGATGAGGCGAATGCATGCGGACTGGCATGCTGGGAGGCCGGTGGttgaggatccacaacatgtggattatgcctcATTGCCACCATATGATGGCAGCGTTTCGTATCCGACTCCACAACTCCACCATTCTCAGTGGCTTGATCCAAGACGGCAAGAGGGACCACAACAACAAGAGGGAAGCAGTAGCGGCTCGTTCGGGTTTGGAGAATGGAGCGATATGATGTCGTCCATTTTTGGGCCCCCAGGACCGCGTTATTATTGA
- the LOC110869398 gene encoding uncharacterized protein LOC110869398, which yields MELAHRAHWAIKTVNADYDEAGKLRKLQLSEIEEIRDEAYECASAYKDKLKKVHDAKLRKKTFEVGQKVWLYNSRLKMFAGKLKSKWMGPYVIRRVGQFGDVDIQDEQTLKQQTVNGHRLKPYLEGNDINNLELDKAGYILHPVEEEQS from the coding sequence ATGGAATTGGCGCATCGGGCGCATTGGGCGATAAAGACAGTTAATGCGGATTACGACGAGGCGGGTAAGTTGCGGAAATTACAATTGAGCGAGATAGAAGAAATTCGAGATGAGGCGTACGAATGCGCATCGGCTTATAAGGATAAGCTAAAAAAAGTACATGATGCGAAGTTACGCAAGAAAACGTTCGAAGTGGGTCAGAAGGTTTGGTTGTACAACTCTCGGTTGAAAATGTTTGCGGGCAAGCTTAAAAGCAAGTGGATGGGTCCGTATGTTATTCGAAGAGTTGGGCAATTTGGTGATGTGGACATCCAAGACGAGCAAAcgttgaaacaacaaacggtgaacggtcaccgcttGAAGCCGTACTTGGAAGGAAATGACATCAataacttggagcttgacaaagcgggctacatccTACACCCGGTTGAGGAGGAACAATCgtaa